The genomic stretch CGCTCGCGTCGGTGCTGCCGGGGCATGTGATCTATCCGAAGATCGACAGCAAGCCGGCCGGTTTTTCGCGTGTGTGGATCCAGGACATCCTGCGCAACAAGCTGGGATTCGAGGGCGCGATTTTCAGCGACGATCTGTCGATGGAAGCGGCGCGCCAGGGCGGCACGCTGACGGAAGCGGCCACGGCCGCGCTCGAAGCGGGTGTCGACATGGTGCTGATCTGCAATCAGCCCGACGAGGCAGGAAAGGTACTGGACGCGCTGCGCGTCACGCAATCGAACGAGTCGAAGCAGCGCCTTGCGCGCATGCGTCCGCGCGGCGACGCGCCGTCATGGGCCGCATTGATGGACGAGCCGCAGTATCGACGGGCACAGGCGCTGCTGCGCGAGACTTTCGCTGCGTGATCTTCGCGCTGCAGTAGCAATAAGAAAGGACGGGTCTCGATCGAGCCCGTCCTTTTGTTTTGCCGGCAAGCAGCCGATCAGTTCAGCCGCATCCGTTGCAATTTGTTGTACAGCGTCTTTGGACTGATGCCGAGCAGCGAAGCCGCGCGATGACGTGTGCCGCCCACGGCATCGAGGGTCGCACGAATCAGCATTTCCTCGACATCGGCGAGCGGCGTGCCGACCGTCACCTGCACGCGGCCGCCGTTCAGGTCGCGGCCACCTGCGCCGTTGCTCTCGTCGGCGCGCAACGTCTCTAGCACGTCGCCGGAAGCGTGATAGGCGCGCCGCACGCGGTCCTGCAATTCACGCACATTGCCCGGCCACTCATACGCGAGGCATTCGCGGACGAAATTCGGTCCGACCAGCTTCGTCGCGTCGGCGACGCCGCGGGCGTTCGCTTCGTCGTTCAGTTCGTCGACGATCACCTGCGCGAAGAGGGCAGGGTCGTCGCCGCGTTCGCGCAGCGGCGGCAGCGACAGCGCGGCTGCTTCGAGACGCAGCCCCAGATCCTGATGCAGCGTGCCATCCGCGAGAGCCGCCCGCGGCGCCTTGCGCGTCGACGCGATCAGCCGGAAGTCGGTCGCGACCTGGTTCGTGCCGCCGACGCGCATGAAGGTCTGTGAATCGAGTGCGCTCAGCAGCGCTTCCTGCTGCGGACGCGGCAACAACGTAATCTCGTCGATGAAGAGTGTGCCGCCGCTCGCCTGCTCGAACAGGCCGGGCTCGCGCTGCTCCGCGCCACCGAACGCGCCGCGCTCGTGACCGAACAGCAGGCTGTCGAGCGGCCGGCCGCCCGCGACGGCCTGCGCCGAGCGGCAGTCGAGCACGACGAACGGCCCTTTGCGTCGGCGGCTCATTTCATGCAGCGTGCGCGCTGCGACTTCCTTACCCGTTCCGGCTTCGCCGGAAATCAGCACG from Paraburkholderia phymatum STM815 encodes the following:
- a CDS encoding sigma-54-dependent transcriptional regulator, coding for MPHALIVEDDPNSLSGLSAILAADGFSVDTAITLSEARAALTRFIPDVVLVDLNLPDGSGLDLLQHLPAQPPGGALPVIVMTGNATVESAIEGLRHGIWDYLLKPVNIPRLRSLLARIPRPYELTEEVQTLRAKLRRMGRFGPMIGRSGAIQHIYDSIEHIAPTEAAVLISGEAGTGKEVAARTLHEMSRRRKGPFVVLDCRSAQAVAGGRPLDSLLFGHERGAFGGAEQREPGLFEQASGGTLFIDEITLLPRPQQEALLSALDSQTFMRVGGTNQVATDFRLIASTRKAPRAALADGTLHQDLGLRLEAAALSLPPLRERGDDPALFAQVIVDELNDEANARGVADATKLVGPNFVRECLAYEWPGNVRELQDRVRRAYHASGDVLETLRADESNGAGGRDLNGGRVQVTVGTPLADVEEMLIRATLDAVGGTRHRAASLLGISPKTLYNKLQRMRLN